In Ptychodera flava strain L36383 chromosome 21, AS_Pfla_20210202, whole genome shotgun sequence, a genomic segment contains:
- the LOC139121273 gene encoding DAZ-associated protein 1-like isoform X14: MAQGEEIGKVFVGGLSWESSQDSLRQHFAKFGEVVDCVIMTDPVTQRSRGFGFVKFKDPTCVETVLSSGPHILDGRTIDPKACTPRSQQQKSRQTGSFTGRVKKVFIGGIPPNCNEDDINNFFSQFGKVTEFIMMYDQQQKRPRGFGFLSFENEDIVEKVCSIRYHTINGKTVECKKAEPRDSRPSHQNAHHQHPHGPPPMSVQGGPGWGPGMGRGGGPPHGQPHGGYGQGGWHAPPQPSGYGPPQGFGGQQGGFPAPGGRGGAHPPPAGTPVSFAAGGYASPPPGSYGPPPPGTYSAPPSGYGQPPTPQPQPTYGAAPAYGGYAGYTATQQQPDPYASQPGPGSYSNQPTAAGNYGNPPPSKDSSAASGTTGDYGANYGGGPYGSMGQSYAQEASGYGPQRVTFTNGYSAQAVPQGGSYGDSSTYAATATQQAYPAQSETPQPTASATAAYGPGFERSAVPAANHMNVAQPYHPYRR, translated from the exons ATGGCTCAGGGAGAAGAAATCGG GAAGGTTTTTGTAGGTGGCCTTAGTTGGGAGAGCTCCCAGGACAGTTTACGACAACACTTTGCAAAGTTTGGGGAGGTTGTAGACTGTGTCATCATGACGGATCCAGTCACACAGAGATCGAGAGGTTTTGGGTTTGTGAAATTTAAAGATCCAACATGTGTAGAGACTGTTCTATCAAGTGGCCCACACATTTTGGATGGAAGGACG ATTGACCCAAAGGCATGCACACCAAGAAGTCAACAGCAGAAGAGCCGACAGACAGGAAGTTTCACCGGACGAGTAAAAAAGGTGTTCATAGGCGGCATTCCTCCCAATTGCAATGAGGACGACATTAATAATTTCTTTTCACAGTTTGGTAAG GTAACAGAGTTCATCATGATGTATGATCAACAGCAGAAAAGGCCGCGTG GCTTTGGCTTTTTGTCGTTCGAGAACGAGGACATCGTGGAGAAAGTGTGCAGTATACGATACCACACCATCAATGGCAAAACG GTGGAGTGTAAGAAAGCTGAGCCACGAGATTCCAGGCCATCCCAtcaaaatgcacatcaccagcATCCTCACGGACCTCCTCCAATGTCTGTACAAGGTGGTCCAGGCTGGGGTCCAGGCATGGGACGAGGGGGAGGACCACCTCATGGACAGCCTCATGGTGGGTATGGCCAGGGTGGTTGGCATGCGCCCCCACAGCCAAGTGGATATGGCCCTCCACAAG GGTTTGGAGGACAACAGGGTGGCTTCCCTGCTCCCGGAGGTCGAGGTGGGGCTCACCCACCTCCAGCAGGTACACCTGTTTCTTTTGCTGCAGGTGGCTATGCTAGCCCCCCTCCAGGCAGCTATGGACCCCCTCCGCCAGGCACTTACTCGGCACCACCAAGTGGGTATGGCCAGCCACCAACCCCCCAGCCACAGCCAACATATG GTGCTGCCCCTGCTTACGGCGGATACGCTGGCTACACTGCCACACAACAGCAACCCGACCCGTACGCCAGCCAGCCTGGTCCCGGCAGCTATAGCAACCAACCAACAGCAGCTGGTAACTATGGCAACCCACCTCCCAGCAAAGATAGCAGTGCCGCCAGTGGCACTACTGGTGACTATGGTGCTAATTATGGTGGTGGGCCATATG GGTCAATGGGTCAAAGCTATGCACAGGAAGCATCTGGATACGGGCCCCAGCGTGTGACTTTCACTAATGGCTACTCTGCACAGGCTGTGCCACAAG GAGGGAGTTATGGGGATTCCAGCACTTACGCAGCAACAGCCACTCAGCAAGCGTACCCTGCCCAGAGTGAGACTCCACAGCCGACAGCAAGTGCAACGGCTGCGTACGGACCTGGCTTTGAACGTAGTGCTGTCCCAGCCGCCAATCATATGAATGTAGCCCAACCTTATCATCCGTATAGACGATGa
- the LOC139121273 gene encoding DAZ-associated protein 1-like isoform X23, which yields MAQGEEIGKVFVGGLSWESSQDSLRQHFAKFGEVVDCVIMTDPVTQRSRGFGFVKFKDPTCVETVLSSGPHILDGRTIDPKACTPRSQQQKSRQTGSFTGRVKKVFIGGIPPNCNEDDINNFFSQFGKVTEFIMMYDQQQKRPRGFGFLSFENEDIVEKVCSIRYHTINGKTVECKKAEPRDSRPSHQNAHHQHPHGPPPMSVQGGPGWGPGMGRGGGPPHGQPHGGYGQGGWHAPPQPSGYGPPQGFGGQQGGFPAPGGRGGAHPPPAGTPVSFAAGGYASPPPGSYGPPPPGTYSAPPSGYGQPPTPQPQPTYGAAPAYGGYAGYTATQQQPDPYASQPGPGSYSNQPTAAEVYNGVPSESSGSMGQSYAQEASGYGPQRVTFTNGYSAQAVPQGGSYGDSSTYAATATQQAYPAQSETPQPTASATAAYGPGFERSAVPAANHMNVAQPYHPYRR from the exons ATGGCTCAGGGAGAAGAAATCGG GAAGGTTTTTGTAGGTGGCCTTAGTTGGGAGAGCTCCCAGGACAGTTTACGACAACACTTTGCAAAGTTTGGGGAGGTTGTAGACTGTGTCATCATGACGGATCCAGTCACACAGAGATCGAGAGGTTTTGGGTTTGTGAAATTTAAAGATCCAACATGTGTAGAGACTGTTCTATCAAGTGGCCCACACATTTTGGATGGAAGGACG ATTGACCCAAAGGCATGCACACCAAGAAGTCAACAGCAGAAGAGCCGACAGACAGGAAGTTTCACCGGACGAGTAAAAAAGGTGTTCATAGGCGGCATTCCTCCCAATTGCAATGAGGACGACATTAATAATTTCTTTTCACAGTTTGGTAAG GTAACAGAGTTCATCATGATGTATGATCAACAGCAGAAAAGGCCGCGTG GCTTTGGCTTTTTGTCGTTCGAGAACGAGGACATCGTGGAGAAAGTGTGCAGTATACGATACCACACCATCAATGGCAAAACG GTGGAGTGTAAGAAAGCTGAGCCACGAGATTCCAGGCCATCCCAtcaaaatgcacatcaccagcATCCTCACGGACCTCCTCCAATGTCTGTACAAGGTGGTCCAGGCTGGGGTCCAGGCATGGGACGAGGGGGAGGACCACCTCATGGACAGCCTCATGGTGGGTATGGCCAGGGTGGTTGGCATGCGCCCCCACAGCCAAGTGGATATGGCCCTCCACAAG GGTTTGGAGGACAACAGGGTGGCTTCCCTGCTCCCGGAGGTCGAGGTGGGGCTCACCCACCTCCAGCAGGTACACCTGTTTCTTTTGCTGCAGGTGGCTATGCTAGCCCCCCTCCAGGCAGCTATGGACCCCCTCCGCCAGGCACTTACTCGGCACCACCAAGTGGGTATGGCCAGCCACCAACCCCCCAGCCACAGCCAACATATG GTGCTGCCCCTGCTTACGGCGGATACGCTGGCTACACTGCCACACAACAGCAACCCGACCCGTACGCCAGCCAGCCTGGTCCCGGCAGCTATAGCAACCAACCAACAGCAGCTG AAGTTTACAATGGTGTTCCTTCAGAATCATCAG GGTCAATGGGTCAAAGCTATGCACAGGAAGCATCTGGATACGGGCCCCAGCGTGTGACTTTCACTAATGGCTACTCTGCACAGGCTGTGCCACAAG GAGGGAGTTATGGGGATTCCAGCACTTACGCAGCAACAGCCACTCAGCAAGCGTACCCTGCCCAGAGTGAGACTCCACAGCCGACAGCAAGTGCAACGGCTGCGTACGGACCTGGCTTTGAACGTAGTGCTGTCCCAGCCGCCAATCATATGAATGTAGCCCAACCTTATCATCCGTATAGACGATGa
- the LOC139121273 gene encoding DAZ-associated protein 1-like isoform X5 — MAQGEEIGKVFVGGLSWESSQDSLRQHFAKFGEVVDCVIMTDPVTQRSRGFGFVKFKDPTCVETVLSSGPHILDGRTIDPKACTPRSQQQKSRQTGSFTGRVKKVFIGGIPPNCNEDDINNFFSQFGKVTEFIMMYDQQQKRPRGFGFLSFENEDIVEKVCSIRYHTINGKTVECKKAEPRDSRPSHQNAHHQHPHGPPPMSVQGGPGWGPGMGRGGGPPHGQPHGGYGQGGWHAPPQPSGYGPPQGFGGQQGGFPAPGGRGGAHPPPAGTPVSFAAGGYASPPPGSYGPPPPGTYSAPPSGYGQPPTPQPQPTYGEKNKPGGGYSEKNQQGAAPAYGGYAGYTATQQQPDPYASQPGPGSYSNQPTAAGNYGNPPPSKDSSAASGTTGDYGANYGGGPYVYNGVPSESSGSMGQSYAQEASGYGPQRVTFTNGYSAQAVPQGGSYGDSSTYAATATQQAYPAQSETPQPTASATAAYGPGFERSAVPAANHMNVAQPYHPYRR; from the exons ATGGCTCAGGGAGAAGAAATCGG GAAGGTTTTTGTAGGTGGCCTTAGTTGGGAGAGCTCCCAGGACAGTTTACGACAACACTTTGCAAAGTTTGGGGAGGTTGTAGACTGTGTCATCATGACGGATCCAGTCACACAGAGATCGAGAGGTTTTGGGTTTGTGAAATTTAAAGATCCAACATGTGTAGAGACTGTTCTATCAAGTGGCCCACACATTTTGGATGGAAGGACG ATTGACCCAAAGGCATGCACACCAAGAAGTCAACAGCAGAAGAGCCGACAGACAGGAAGTTTCACCGGACGAGTAAAAAAGGTGTTCATAGGCGGCATTCCTCCCAATTGCAATGAGGACGACATTAATAATTTCTTTTCACAGTTTGGTAAG GTAACAGAGTTCATCATGATGTATGATCAACAGCAGAAAAGGCCGCGTG GCTTTGGCTTTTTGTCGTTCGAGAACGAGGACATCGTGGAGAAAGTGTGCAGTATACGATACCACACCATCAATGGCAAAACG GTGGAGTGTAAGAAAGCTGAGCCACGAGATTCCAGGCCATCCCAtcaaaatgcacatcaccagcATCCTCACGGACCTCCTCCAATGTCTGTACAAGGTGGTCCAGGCTGGGGTCCAGGCATGGGACGAGGGGGAGGACCACCTCATGGACAGCCTCATGGTGGGTATGGCCAGGGTGGTTGGCATGCGCCCCCACAGCCAAGTGGATATGGCCCTCCACAAG GGTTTGGAGGACAACAGGGTGGCTTCCCTGCTCCCGGAGGTCGAGGTGGGGCTCACCCACCTCCAGCAGGTACACCTGTTTCTTTTGCTGCAGGTGGCTATGCTAGCCCCCCTCCAGGCAGCTATGGACCCCCTCCGCCAGGCACTTACTCGGCACCACCAAGTGGGTATGGCCAGCCACCAACCCCCCAGCCACAGCCAACATATG GAGAAAAGAACAAGCCCGGTGGTGGTTATTCCGAGAAAAACCAGCAAG GTGCTGCCCCTGCTTACGGCGGATACGCTGGCTACACTGCCACACAACAGCAACCCGACCCGTACGCCAGCCAGCCTGGTCCCGGCAGCTATAGCAACCAACCAACAGCAGCTGGTAACTATGGCAACCCACCTCCCAGCAAAGATAGCAGTGCCGCCAGTGGCACTACTGGTGACTATGGTGCTAATTATGGTGGTGGGCCATATG TTTACAATGGTGTTCCTTCAGAATCATCAG GGTCAATGGGTCAAAGCTATGCACAGGAAGCATCTGGATACGGGCCCCAGCGTGTGACTTTCACTAATGGCTACTCTGCACAGGCTGTGCCACAAG GAGGGAGTTATGGGGATTCCAGCACTTACGCAGCAACAGCCACTCAGCAAGCGTACCCTGCCCAGAGTGAGACTCCACAGCCGACAGCAAGTGCAACGGCTGCGTACGGACCTGGCTTTGAACGTAGTGCTGTCCCAGCCGCCAATCATATGAATGTAGCCCAACCTTATCATCCGTATAGACGATGa
- the LOC139121273 gene encoding DAZ-associated protein 1-like isoform X8 yields the protein MAQGEEIGKVFVGGLSWESSQDSLRQHFAKFGEVVDCVIMTDPVTQRSRGFGFVKFKDPTCVETVLSSGPHILDGRTIDPKACTPRSQQQKSRQTGSFTGRVKKVFIGGIPPNCNEDDINNFFSQFGKVTEFIMMYDQQQKRPRGFGFLSFENEDIVEKVCSIRYHTINGKTVECKKAEPRDSRPSHQNAHHQHPHGPPPMSVQGGPGWGPGMGRGGGPPHGQPHGGYGQGGWHAPPQPSGYGPPQGFGGQQGGFPAPGGRGGAHPPPAGTPVSFAAGGYASPPPGSYGPPPPGTYSAPPSGYGQPPTPQPQPTYGEKNKPGGGYSEKNQQGAAPAYGGYAGYTATQQQPDPYASQPGPGSYSNQPTAAGNYGNPPPSKDSSAASGTTGDYGANYGGGPYGSMGQSYAQEASGYGPQRVTFTNGYSAQAVPQGGSYGDSSTYAATATQQAYPAQSETPQPTASATAAYGPGFERSAVPAANHMNVAQPYHPYRR from the exons ATGGCTCAGGGAGAAGAAATCGG GAAGGTTTTTGTAGGTGGCCTTAGTTGGGAGAGCTCCCAGGACAGTTTACGACAACACTTTGCAAAGTTTGGGGAGGTTGTAGACTGTGTCATCATGACGGATCCAGTCACACAGAGATCGAGAGGTTTTGGGTTTGTGAAATTTAAAGATCCAACATGTGTAGAGACTGTTCTATCAAGTGGCCCACACATTTTGGATGGAAGGACG ATTGACCCAAAGGCATGCACACCAAGAAGTCAACAGCAGAAGAGCCGACAGACAGGAAGTTTCACCGGACGAGTAAAAAAGGTGTTCATAGGCGGCATTCCTCCCAATTGCAATGAGGACGACATTAATAATTTCTTTTCACAGTTTGGTAAG GTAACAGAGTTCATCATGATGTATGATCAACAGCAGAAAAGGCCGCGTG GCTTTGGCTTTTTGTCGTTCGAGAACGAGGACATCGTGGAGAAAGTGTGCAGTATACGATACCACACCATCAATGGCAAAACG GTGGAGTGTAAGAAAGCTGAGCCACGAGATTCCAGGCCATCCCAtcaaaatgcacatcaccagcATCCTCACGGACCTCCTCCAATGTCTGTACAAGGTGGTCCAGGCTGGGGTCCAGGCATGGGACGAGGGGGAGGACCACCTCATGGACAGCCTCATGGTGGGTATGGCCAGGGTGGTTGGCATGCGCCCCCACAGCCAAGTGGATATGGCCCTCCACAAG GGTTTGGAGGACAACAGGGTGGCTTCCCTGCTCCCGGAGGTCGAGGTGGGGCTCACCCACCTCCAGCAGGTACACCTGTTTCTTTTGCTGCAGGTGGCTATGCTAGCCCCCCTCCAGGCAGCTATGGACCCCCTCCGCCAGGCACTTACTCGGCACCACCAAGTGGGTATGGCCAGCCACCAACCCCCCAGCCACAGCCAACATATG GAGAAAAGAACAAGCCCGGTGGTGGTTATTCCGAGAAAAACCAGCAAG GTGCTGCCCCTGCTTACGGCGGATACGCTGGCTACACTGCCACACAACAGCAACCCGACCCGTACGCCAGCCAGCCTGGTCCCGGCAGCTATAGCAACCAACCAACAGCAGCTGGTAACTATGGCAACCCACCTCCCAGCAAAGATAGCAGTGCCGCCAGTGGCACTACTGGTGACTATGGTGCTAATTATGGTGGTGGGCCATATG GGTCAATGGGTCAAAGCTATGCACAGGAAGCATCTGGATACGGGCCCCAGCGTGTGACTTTCACTAATGGCTACTCTGCACAGGCTGTGCCACAAG GAGGGAGTTATGGGGATTCCAGCACTTACGCAGCAACAGCCACTCAGCAAGCGTACCCTGCCCAGAGTGAGACTCCACAGCCGACAGCAAGTGCAACGGCTGCGTACGGACCTGGCTTTGAACGTAGTGCTGTCCCAGCCGCCAATCATATGAATGTAGCCCAACCTTATCATCCGTATAGACGATGa
- the LOC139121273 gene encoding DAZ-associated protein 1-like isoform X11: protein MAQGEEIGKVFVGGLSWESSQDSLRQHFAKFGEVVDCVIMTDPVTQRSRGFGFVKFKDPTCVETVLSSGPHILDGRTIDPKACTPRSQQQKSRQTGSFTGRVKKVFIGGIPPNCNEDDINNFFSQFGKVTEFIMMYDQQQKRPRGFGFLSFENEDIVEKVCSIRYHTINGKTVECKKAEPRDSRPSHQNAHHQHPHGPPPMSVQGGPGWGPGMGRGGGPPHGQPHGGYGQGGWHAPPQPSGYGPPQGFGGQQGGFPAPGGRGGAHPPPAGTPVSFAAGGYASPPPGSYGPPPPGTYSAPPSGYGQPPTPQPQPTYGAAPAYGGYAGYTATQQQPDPYASQPGPGSYSNQPTAAGNYGNPPPSKDSSAASGTTGDYGANYGGGPYVYNGVPSESSGSMGQSYAQEASGYGPQRVTFTNGYSAQAVPQGGSYGDSSTYAATATQQAYPAQSETPQPTASATAAYGPGFERSAVPAANHMNVAQPYHPYRR from the exons ATGGCTCAGGGAGAAGAAATCGG GAAGGTTTTTGTAGGTGGCCTTAGTTGGGAGAGCTCCCAGGACAGTTTACGACAACACTTTGCAAAGTTTGGGGAGGTTGTAGACTGTGTCATCATGACGGATCCAGTCACACAGAGATCGAGAGGTTTTGGGTTTGTGAAATTTAAAGATCCAACATGTGTAGAGACTGTTCTATCAAGTGGCCCACACATTTTGGATGGAAGGACG ATTGACCCAAAGGCATGCACACCAAGAAGTCAACAGCAGAAGAGCCGACAGACAGGAAGTTTCACCGGACGAGTAAAAAAGGTGTTCATAGGCGGCATTCCTCCCAATTGCAATGAGGACGACATTAATAATTTCTTTTCACAGTTTGGTAAG GTAACAGAGTTCATCATGATGTATGATCAACAGCAGAAAAGGCCGCGTG GCTTTGGCTTTTTGTCGTTCGAGAACGAGGACATCGTGGAGAAAGTGTGCAGTATACGATACCACACCATCAATGGCAAAACG GTGGAGTGTAAGAAAGCTGAGCCACGAGATTCCAGGCCATCCCAtcaaaatgcacatcaccagcATCCTCACGGACCTCCTCCAATGTCTGTACAAGGTGGTCCAGGCTGGGGTCCAGGCATGGGACGAGGGGGAGGACCACCTCATGGACAGCCTCATGGTGGGTATGGCCAGGGTGGTTGGCATGCGCCCCCACAGCCAAGTGGATATGGCCCTCCACAAG GGTTTGGAGGACAACAGGGTGGCTTCCCTGCTCCCGGAGGTCGAGGTGGGGCTCACCCACCTCCAGCAGGTACACCTGTTTCTTTTGCTGCAGGTGGCTATGCTAGCCCCCCTCCAGGCAGCTATGGACCCCCTCCGCCAGGCACTTACTCGGCACCACCAAGTGGGTATGGCCAGCCACCAACCCCCCAGCCACAGCCAACATATG GTGCTGCCCCTGCTTACGGCGGATACGCTGGCTACACTGCCACACAACAGCAACCCGACCCGTACGCCAGCCAGCCTGGTCCCGGCAGCTATAGCAACCAACCAACAGCAGCTGGTAACTATGGCAACCCACCTCCCAGCAAAGATAGCAGTGCCGCCAGTGGCACTACTGGTGACTATGGTGCTAATTATGGTGGTGGGCCATATG TTTACAATGGTGTTCCTTCAGAATCATCAG GGTCAATGGGTCAAAGCTATGCACAGGAAGCATCTGGATACGGGCCCCAGCGTGTGACTTTCACTAATGGCTACTCTGCACAGGCTGTGCCACAAG GAGGGAGTTATGGGGATTCCAGCACTTACGCAGCAACAGCCACTCAGCAAGCGTACCCTGCCCAGAGTGAGACTCCACAGCCGACAGCAAGTGCAACGGCTGCGTACGGACCTGGCTTTGAACGTAGTGCTGTCCCAGCCGCCAATCATATGAATGTAGCCCAACCTTATCATCCGTATAGACGATGa
- the LOC139121273 gene encoding DAZ-associated protein 1-like isoform X18: MAQGEEIGKVFVGGLSWESSQDSLRQHFAKFGEVVDCVIMTDPVTQRSRGFGFVKFKDPTCVETVLSSGPHILDGRTIDPKACTPRSQQQKSRQTGSFTGRVKKVFIGGIPPNCNEDDINNFFSQFGKVTEFIMMYDQQQKRPRGFGFLSFENEDIVEKVCSIRYHTINGKTVECKKAEPRDSRPSHQNAHHQHPHGPPPMSVQGGPGWGPGMGRGGGPPHGQPHGGYGQGGWHAPPQPSGYGPPQGSWQPPNQAIGFGGQQGGFPAPGGRGGAHPPPAGTPVSFAAGGYASPPPGSYGPPPPGTYSAPPSGYGQPPTPQPQPTYGAAPAYGGYAGYTATQQQPDPYASQPGPGSYSNQPTAAEVYNGVPSESSGSMGQSYAQEASGYGPQRVTFTNGYSAQAVPQGGSYGDSSTYAATATQQAYPAQSETPQPTASATAAYGPGFERSAVPAANHMNVAQPYHPYRR, translated from the exons ATGGCTCAGGGAGAAGAAATCGG GAAGGTTTTTGTAGGTGGCCTTAGTTGGGAGAGCTCCCAGGACAGTTTACGACAACACTTTGCAAAGTTTGGGGAGGTTGTAGACTGTGTCATCATGACGGATCCAGTCACACAGAGATCGAGAGGTTTTGGGTTTGTGAAATTTAAAGATCCAACATGTGTAGAGACTGTTCTATCAAGTGGCCCACACATTTTGGATGGAAGGACG ATTGACCCAAAGGCATGCACACCAAGAAGTCAACAGCAGAAGAGCCGACAGACAGGAAGTTTCACCGGACGAGTAAAAAAGGTGTTCATAGGCGGCATTCCTCCCAATTGCAATGAGGACGACATTAATAATTTCTTTTCACAGTTTGGTAAG GTAACAGAGTTCATCATGATGTATGATCAACAGCAGAAAAGGCCGCGTG GCTTTGGCTTTTTGTCGTTCGAGAACGAGGACATCGTGGAGAAAGTGTGCAGTATACGATACCACACCATCAATGGCAAAACG GTGGAGTGTAAGAAAGCTGAGCCACGAGATTCCAGGCCATCCCAtcaaaatgcacatcaccagcATCCTCACGGACCTCCTCCAATGTCTGTACAAGGTGGTCCAGGCTGGGGTCCAGGCATGGGACGAGGGGGAGGACCACCTCATGGACAGCCTCATGGTGGGTATGGCCAGGGTGGTTGGCATGCGCCCCCACAGCCAAGTGGATATGGCCCTCCACAAG GCAGTTGGCAACCCCCCAACCAAGCAATAG GGTTTGGAGGACAACAGGGTGGCTTCCCTGCTCCCGGAGGTCGAGGTGGGGCTCACCCACCTCCAGCAGGTACACCTGTTTCTTTTGCTGCAGGTGGCTATGCTAGCCCCCCTCCAGGCAGCTATGGACCCCCTCCGCCAGGCACTTACTCGGCACCACCAAGTGGGTATGGCCAGCCACCAACCCCCCAGCCACAGCCAACATATG GTGCTGCCCCTGCTTACGGCGGATACGCTGGCTACACTGCCACACAACAGCAACCCGACCCGTACGCCAGCCAGCCTGGTCCCGGCAGCTATAGCAACCAACCAACAGCAGCTG AAGTTTACAATGGTGTTCCTTCAGAATCATCAG GGTCAATGGGTCAAAGCTATGCACAGGAAGCATCTGGATACGGGCCCCAGCGTGTGACTTTCACTAATGGCTACTCTGCACAGGCTGTGCCACAAG GAGGGAGTTATGGGGATTCCAGCACTTACGCAGCAACAGCCACTCAGCAAGCGTACCCTGCCCAGAGTGAGACTCCACAGCCGACAGCAAGTGCAACGGCTGCGTACGGACCTGGCTTTGAACGTAGTGCTGTCCCAGCCGCCAATCATATGAATGTAGCCCAACCTTATCATCCGTATAGACGATGa
- the LOC139121273 gene encoding DAZ-associated protein 1-like isoform X22 — MAQGEEIGKVFVGGLSWESSQDSLRQHFAKFGEVVDCVIMTDPVTQRSRGFGFVKFKDPTCVETVLSSGPHILDGRTIDPKACTPRSQQQKSRQTGSFTGRVKKVFIGGIPPNCNEDDINNFFSQFGKVTEFIMMYDQQQKRPRGFGFLSFENEDIVEKVCSIRYHTINGKTVECKKAEPRDSRPSHQNAHHQHPHGPPPMSVQGGPGWGPGMGRGGGPPHGQPHGGYGQGGWHAPPQPSGYGPPQGFGGQQGGFPAPGGRGGAHPPPAGTPVSFAAGGYASPPPGSYGPPPPGTYSAPPSGYGQPPTPQPQPTYGEKNKPGGGYSEKNQQGAAPAYGGYAGYTATQQQPDPYASQPGPGSYSNQPTAAGSMGQSYAQEASGYGPQRVTFTNGYSAQAVPQGGSYGDSSTYAATATQQAYPAQSETPQPTASATAAYGPGFERSAVPAANHMNVAQPYHPYRR; from the exons ATGGCTCAGGGAGAAGAAATCGG GAAGGTTTTTGTAGGTGGCCTTAGTTGGGAGAGCTCCCAGGACAGTTTACGACAACACTTTGCAAAGTTTGGGGAGGTTGTAGACTGTGTCATCATGACGGATCCAGTCACACAGAGATCGAGAGGTTTTGGGTTTGTGAAATTTAAAGATCCAACATGTGTAGAGACTGTTCTATCAAGTGGCCCACACATTTTGGATGGAAGGACG ATTGACCCAAAGGCATGCACACCAAGAAGTCAACAGCAGAAGAGCCGACAGACAGGAAGTTTCACCGGACGAGTAAAAAAGGTGTTCATAGGCGGCATTCCTCCCAATTGCAATGAGGACGACATTAATAATTTCTTTTCACAGTTTGGTAAG GTAACAGAGTTCATCATGATGTATGATCAACAGCAGAAAAGGCCGCGTG GCTTTGGCTTTTTGTCGTTCGAGAACGAGGACATCGTGGAGAAAGTGTGCAGTATACGATACCACACCATCAATGGCAAAACG GTGGAGTGTAAGAAAGCTGAGCCACGAGATTCCAGGCCATCCCAtcaaaatgcacatcaccagcATCCTCACGGACCTCCTCCAATGTCTGTACAAGGTGGTCCAGGCTGGGGTCCAGGCATGGGACGAGGGGGAGGACCACCTCATGGACAGCCTCATGGTGGGTATGGCCAGGGTGGTTGGCATGCGCCCCCACAGCCAAGTGGATATGGCCCTCCACAAG GGTTTGGAGGACAACAGGGTGGCTTCCCTGCTCCCGGAGGTCGAGGTGGGGCTCACCCACCTCCAGCAGGTACACCTGTTTCTTTTGCTGCAGGTGGCTATGCTAGCCCCCCTCCAGGCAGCTATGGACCCCCTCCGCCAGGCACTTACTCGGCACCACCAAGTGGGTATGGCCAGCCACCAACCCCCCAGCCACAGCCAACATATG GAGAAAAGAACAAGCCCGGTGGTGGTTATTCCGAGAAAAACCAGCAAG GTGCTGCCCCTGCTTACGGCGGATACGCTGGCTACACTGCCACACAACAGCAACCCGACCCGTACGCCAGCCAGCCTGGTCCCGGCAGCTATAGCAACCAACCAACAGCAGCTG GGTCAATGGGTCAAAGCTATGCACAGGAAGCATCTGGATACGGGCCCCAGCGTGTGACTTTCACTAATGGCTACTCTGCACAGGCTGTGCCACAAG GAGGGAGTTATGGGGATTCCAGCACTTACGCAGCAACAGCCACTCAGCAAGCGTACCCTGCCCAGAGTGAGACTCCACAGCCGACAGCAAGTGCAACGGCTGCGTACGGACCTGGCTTTGAACGTAGTGCTGTCCCAGCCGCCAATCATATGAATGTAGCCCAACCTTATCATCCGTATAGACGATGa